Part of the Cereibacter sphaeroides 2.4.1 genome, CCGCCGCGCCGACCAGCCCCTCCATCACGGCGAGAAGCAGGAAGGGTCCGAACTCCATCCTCAGAAGGAGGTCGCGAGATAGTCCACGTCGCTCGGATAGATCCCGTCCTCGAGCGAGGTCTCGTGGACCTTCACGAGCTTGCCGCCCTCGAGCCTGCTGATGAACTGATGGCCGAAGACCTGATGGAGCTTCGGATTGAAGACCTTGGCACCCTGCGGCCGCTCGCGTCCCGCGGGCATCTCGGTGAAGGCCTCGACCGCCTCGACGAAGGCCTGCCGGTCCTGCGGTCCGCGCCAGTTGCAGGCCTCCATGCCCTGCTTGATGGTAAAGAGAGTCTCCCAGACCGAGAACATGTGCCCGTAGCAGGACACGTTCTGCGGATCCTCGACCGCGGCGCCCGTGTCGTCCACCCCCACCGCGGCCCGGTAGAAGGTCTCGGCCTCCGAGGCATCGGGCTGGAGCATCCGGCACTGGCCCTCCCAGAAATGCGAGCCCTCGAGGAACTGGAGGCCGGGGTTGGCGATGTCCACCGCCTCGAGCGAGTCGATGAAGCCGAAGATCTGGGGCCGGTCGCCCGAGCCGTAGAACTCGCCCAGCTCCTTGACGAAGGTGAGGACGGCCGGGCCCACCATGACGTGATAGAGCACCTCGGTGTCGCGCGGGATGCGCGGGAAGTAGCGGGTGAAGCTGGTCTCGGTCGGCGGAATGGCGATCTGCGCCACGACCTCGCCCCCCTGCGCTTTCACCGCTTCGGTGAAGAAGTCGCGGTGGTCGTGGCCGAAGGCATAGTCCGGGAAGATCATCGTGACCTTCTTGCCGAGGTTCTGCGTGACCCAGGGCGCCATCGCCGTGACCTGCGCGCGCACGTCGGTGATGCCCGGTTGCAGCGTCCAGCGGTTCAGCTTGCCCGAGGCGACGTGATAGCCTTCCGAGCAGACCAGATAGGGGATCTTCAGTTCGGCCGCCCGGGGGGCTGCGGCGATCACCACATGGCTGAAGAGCGGCCCGAAGATCATGTCCACCTTGGCCTGCGAGGCCAGCTTCTCGACCACCTCGGCACCGCGGCGCGGGTCGGTCGCATCGTCCTCGAACAGGATCTCGACCGGACGCCCGGCGATGCCGCCCGCCTCGTTCACCACCTTCAGCGCGGCGAGCGCCGTCCGCTCGTACCACCGCCCGTAGGCCGCGCCGATCCCGGTGCGATGGAGCTGGAACCCCAGCCGGATCGGCTCGGAGCTCTGCGCCTGCACGAAGCGGGGCAGGGTCG contains:
- a CDS encoding ABC transporter substrate-binding protein; amino-acid sequence: MNRETILHPTRRSLLAGGAAALTAATLPRFVQAQSSEPIRLGFQLHRTGIGAAYGRWYERTALAALKVVNEAGGIAGRPVEILFEDDATDPRRGAEVVEKLASQAKVDMIFGPLFSHVVIAAAPRAAELKIPYLVCSEGYHVASGKLNRWTLQPGITDVRAQVTAMAPWVTQNLGKKVTMIFPDYAFGHDHRDFFTEAVKAQGGEVVAQIAIPPTETSFTRYFPRIPRDTEVLYHVMVGPAVLTFVKELGEFYGSGDRPQIFGFIDSLEAVDIANPGLQFLEGSHFWEGQCRMLQPDASEAETFYRAAVGVDDTGAAVEDPQNVSCYGHMFSVWETLFTIKQGMEACNWRGPQDRQAFVEAVEAFTEMPAGRERPQGAKVFNPKLHQVFGHQFISRLEGGKLVKVHETSLEDGIYPSDVDYLATSF